One genomic region from Pelagicoccus sp. SDUM812003 encodes:
- a CDS encoding DUF4159 domain-containing protein — protein sequence MLVLATVLIAGLAAPDAKAQLSDRAGVPEWEVPTQFKHDVFTFARVRYDSFDGGGGWGRRGGRWSTDYPDAELNLAYRLQQMTSLKVNPDSAVVRLDEDDLADYPFLYMVEPGRLIFRESEVTALRDYLLNGGFLMVDDFWGDSEWENLSYELGRVFPDREIHDLPLEHPIFHIVFDLKEKPQVPSIYHARSYEGTGITWETDKGPGAEHVHYRAIYDDNGRMCVIICHNTDLGDGWEREGESEWYFHEFAEKKAYPMGINIIVYAMTH from the coding sequence ATGCTGGTCTTGGCTACGGTCCTTATCGCCGGGCTCGCGGCTCCAGACGCCAAAGCTCAGCTGAGCGATCGAGCCGGCGTGCCGGAATGGGAGGTACCCACCCAGTTCAAGCACGACGTCTTCACCTTCGCCCGAGTGCGCTACGACTCCTTCGACGGTGGCGGCGGCTGGGGACGGCGCGGCGGCCGCTGGTCCACCGACTACCCGGACGCCGAGCTCAACCTCGCCTACCGACTGCAGCAGATGACTTCTCTGAAGGTGAACCCCGACTCCGCGGTGGTTCGCCTGGACGAAGACGATCTCGCCGACTACCCCTTTCTCTACATGGTCGAGCCGGGCAGGCTGATCTTTCGCGAAAGCGAAGTGACTGCCCTGCGGGACTACTTGCTCAATGGCGGATTTCTCATGGTGGACGACTTCTGGGGCGATTCCGAATGGGAGAATCTAAGCTACGAGCTCGGGCGCGTGTTCCCCGATCGCGAGATTCACGATCTCCCCCTGGAGCATCCGATCTTCCATATCGTCTTCGACCTGAAAGAGAAACCGCAGGTCCCGAGCATCTACCACGCCCGATCCTACGAAGGCACCGGCATCACTTGGGAGACCGACAAAGGGCCGGGAGCGGAACATGTGCACTACCGGGCGATCTATGACGACAACGGACGCATGTGCGTCATCATTTGCCACAATACCGATCTCGGCGACGGCTGGGAACGCGAGGGCGAATCCGAATGGTACTTTCACGAATTCGCCGAAAAGAAGGCCTACCCGATGGGCATCAATATCATCGTCTACGCCATGACCCACTAG
- a CDS encoding MoxR family ATPase produces the protein MNTTDEPIDSQSALFEKLQNGRLKLEAELSKVIVGQKEVTRQLLIALLSGGHCIVTGAPGLAKTLLVKSISQVFQLNFQRIQFTPDLMPADITGTEILTDTPTGRQMTFVRGPVFTNLLLADEINRTPPKTQSALLEAMQEHQVTAAGARHTLQEPFFVLATQNPVEMEGTYPLPEAQLDRFLFNVLIDYLPEEDEIEVVRRTTAGPSQRIEPVFTAQEIIAMQALVREVPISSDVIQYAVQLVARTRPESESAPDYIRKYVQWGAGTRAAQALVLASKALALWEGKAYASKEQIKSLAKPVLRHRILLNYRAEAESTSVEQIIEKLVE, from the coding sequence ATGAATACTACCGACGAACCTATCGACTCCCAATCCGCGCTCTTCGAGAAGCTCCAGAACGGTCGCCTGAAACTCGAAGCCGAGCTCTCCAAAGTGATCGTCGGACAAAAGGAAGTCACCCGCCAATTGCTCATCGCCTTGCTCTCCGGCGGGCACTGCATCGTGACCGGCGCCCCGGGTCTCGCTAAGACGCTGCTGGTGAAGTCCATCTCCCAAGTCTTCCAGCTGAACTTCCAGCGCATCCAGTTCACCCCCGACCTCATGCCGGCAGACATCACCGGCACGGAAATCCTCACCGACACCCCGACCGGACGGCAGATGACTTTCGTCCGCGGTCCAGTATTCACAAACCTGTTACTAGCCGACGAAATCAACCGCACGCCCCCGAAAACCCAATCCGCCTTGCTGGAGGCCATGCAGGAGCACCAGGTGACAGCTGCCGGAGCGCGACACACCTTGCAGGAGCCTTTTTTCGTGCTGGCCACCCAGAACCCAGTGGAAATGGAGGGCACCTATCCGCTACCTGAAGCTCAGCTCGACCGCTTTCTCTTCAACGTGCTCATCGACTACCTGCCAGAGGAAGACGAAATCGAAGTGGTCCGCCGCACCACCGCAGGCCCGAGCCAACGCATCGAACCGGTCTTCACCGCTCAGGAAATCATCGCCATGCAGGCGCTGGTGCGAGAGGTCCCGATCAGCAGCGACGTCATCCAATACGCCGTGCAGCTCGTGGCCCGCACCCGCCCTGAATCGGAAAGCGCTCCGGACTACATTCGCAAATACGTGCAATGGGGCGCTGGCACCCGCGCCGCTCAAGCTCTCGTGCTCGCCTCCAAAGCCCTCGCCCTGTGGGAGGGCAAGGCCTACGCGAGCAAGGAACAGATCAAATCGCTGGCGAAACCTGTACTGCGTCACCGGATACTGCTCAACTACCGAGCGGAAGCCGAGTCCACCTCAGTGGAGCAGATCATCGAAAAACTGGTAGAATAG
- a CDS encoding tetratricopeptide repeat protein gives MSPGFRSSRLRHAATLALLFALALVSTRPVMAVDFDAPPPNLDTARKLYESGNYQQAIDYATNGQELDPWISTWEVIKSRSLLALGRYEDAYRSLSAFVDDRQYELLPRLLLREACLYTARYEEARSQYDALGFLVNEYSRRYGYNPEDIVSVGRIAELYEVEPKIVLESFYRRAQELRTAPASAFLAAGDLALDKHDYQLASKTFQQGLESFPENPDLWHGLAESFREDDRSKLAEYASRALEINPKHTATLCLLAENHIAAESYPAAETLLDMALQTNPLSPHALSLKASIAYIKNDNARGDELRAAALSTWTSNPSVDYQIGLQLSRKYRFEDAATSQRIALSLDETFTPARIQLAQDLLRLARNEEAWKHAERVYREDPYNIAAYNLVTLEERLSQFATLESERFLVRMSSTEAPIYGQRVLNLLENAYATLSERYGIELPLKTTVEIYPNPADFETRTFGMPGTPGFLGVCFGPVFTINSPASRANNWEAVLYHEFCHSITLTLSQNRMPRWLSEGISVYEERLANPAWGQRMSANYRDRILSGAMQTIGDMSSAFLKAEDGEDIQFAYFQSYLVVDFLIREHGMEAMRGLLADLGEGVEVNQAIAKRFAPLPQLDEAFASFAQEQARQLAGDYRFSPPDSPFASALLLLQPKKDYRLALQDGRALLEQGNWEQAVAALEPLVAEAGYLPGEENAHWPLARAYRELGQEQKEIETLRAITRHEAGRLGPVERLLELSLSRQDSESAFKWANAWIAINPMAETPWRALLRSAIDNERSDYAAEAARSLIALNPPDKPSLHYQLAELLQTSDAPAAKRHVMLALQDAPRFQKAYLLLDKLQKAIAAENRQTQTDPLNALDLDNNFFQ, from the coding sequence GTGTCACCTGGATTTCGATCAAGCCGCCTACGCCACGCCGCCACCCTCGCGCTGCTCTTCGCCCTCGCGCTCGTCTCGACGCGTCCAGTCATGGCGGTGGACTTCGACGCTCCGCCTCCCAACCTCGACACAGCCCGAAAGCTCTACGAGTCGGGAAACTACCAGCAAGCCATCGACTACGCCACCAACGGGCAGGAGCTCGACCCATGGATTTCGACCTGGGAGGTCATCAAGTCCCGTTCCTTGCTGGCCCTCGGACGCTACGAAGACGCCTACCGTAGTCTGAGCGCTTTCGTCGACGACCGACAGTACGAGCTGCTGCCACGCCTGCTCCTGCGAGAGGCCTGTCTCTATACCGCTCGCTACGAAGAGGCTCGCAGCCAGTACGACGCCCTCGGCTTTCTGGTAAACGAATACTCGCGCCGCTACGGCTACAACCCTGAGGACATCGTATCCGTAGGCCGCATCGCCGAACTGTACGAGGTGGAGCCGAAGATCGTTCTGGAAAGCTTCTACCGTCGCGCCCAGGAGCTGCGCACCGCTCCCGCCTCCGCCTTCCTCGCCGCGGGAGATCTGGCTCTGGACAAACACGACTACCAGCTCGCCTCGAAGACCTTTCAGCAAGGGCTCGAGTCCTTTCCCGAAAATCCCGACCTGTGGCACGGCCTGGCTGAGTCATTTCGAGAGGACGACCGCAGCAAGCTCGCAGAATACGCCAGCCGAGCTCTGGAGATCAACCCCAAGCACACTGCCACGCTCTGCCTGCTGGCGGAAAACCACATCGCCGCCGAGTCTTACCCAGCCGCCGAGACCTTGCTCGACATGGCCTTGCAGACCAACCCGCTCTCGCCCCATGCCCTTTCGCTCAAAGCTTCCATCGCCTACATAAAAAACGACAACGCGCGGGGCGACGAGCTGCGGGCCGCGGCCCTCTCCACCTGGACCAGCAATCCCTCCGTCGACTACCAGATCGGCCTCCAGCTCTCGCGCAAATACCGATTCGAAGACGCCGCCACTTCCCAGCGCATCGCCCTCTCGCTGGACGAAACCTTCACCCCCGCTCGCATCCAGCTCGCTCAGGATCTGCTCCGGCTCGCCCGTAACGAGGAGGCCTGGAAGCATGCCGAGCGCGTGTATCGAGAAGATCCATACAACATAGCCGCCTACAATCTCGTCACCTTGGAGGAACGTCTCTCGCAGTTCGCCACGCTGGAGTCGGAGCGCTTTCTGGTGCGCATGAGCTCCACCGAGGCTCCCATCTACGGGCAACGCGTCTTGAACCTGCTCGAAAACGCCTACGCCACCTTGTCGGAGCGCTACGGTATCGAGCTCCCGCTGAAAACCACCGTCGAGATCTATCCCAATCCTGCCGACTTCGAAACCCGCACCTTCGGCATGCCTGGCACGCCAGGCTTTCTCGGCGTCTGCTTCGGACCGGTTTTCACCATAAACAGCCCTGCCAGCCGGGCCAACAACTGGGAGGCGGTGCTCTACCACGAGTTTTGCCACAGCATCACCCTTACCCTTAGCCAAAACCGCATGCCCCGCTGGCTCTCGGAGGGCATCTCCGTCTACGAGGAGCGATTGGCCAATCCCGCTTGGGGCCAGCGCATGAGCGCCAACTACCGAGACCGCATCCTCAGCGGCGCCATGCAGACCATCGGCGACATGAGCTCCGCTTTCCTCAAAGCCGAAGACGGAGAGGACATCCAGTTCGCCTACTTCCAATCCTACCTCGTAGTCGATTTCCTAATACGGGAGCATGGCATGGAAGCGATGCGAGGCCTCCTGGCTGATCTCGGGGAAGGGGTGGAGGTCAATCAGGCCATCGCCAAGCGCTTCGCTCCGCTGCCCCAACTCGACGAGGCCTTCGCCTCCTTCGCCCAGGAGCAAGCCCGCCAGCTAGCCGGCGACTATCGATTCAGTCCGCCTGACTCGCCCTTCGCTTCGGCGCTGCTGCTACTGCAACCGAAAAAGGACTATCGCCTCGCCCTGCAAGACGGTCGGGCCTTGCTCGAGCAGGGAAACTGGGAACAAGCCGTCGCGGCCCTGGAGCCTCTCGTCGCCGAAGCCGGCTACCTGCCAGGCGAGGAAAACGCCCACTGGCCGCTCGCTCGCGCCTACCGCGAACTGGGCCAGGAGCAAAAGGAGATCGAGACCCTGCGAGCGATCACCCGTCACGAGGCAGGGCGCCTTGGCCCGGTGGAGCGCCTGCTGGAGCTTTCCCTTTCGCGACAGGACTCTGAAAGCGCGTTCAAATGGGCCAACGCCTGGATCGCCATCAACCCCATGGCGGAAACGCCGTGGCGGGCGCTGCTGCGGTCCGCGATCGACAACGAACGCTCCGACTACGCGGCCGAAGCGGCTCGCTCGCTCATCGCCCTCAACCCCCCAGACAAACCTTCGCTGCACTACCAGCTGGCGGAACTGCTGCAGACCAGCGACGCCCCTGCGGCCAAACGTCACGTGATGCTCGCCCTGCAGGACGCACCCCGCTTCCAAAAGGCATACCTTCTGCTCGACAAGCTGCAAAAGGCCATCGCCGCCGAAAACCGGCAAACGCAAACCGATCCCCTGAACGCTCTCGATCTTGACAACAACTTCTTCCAGTAG
- a CDS encoding PRC-barrel domain-containing protein, producing MKYPHIITSTALAIALVTTAGHAGKDKHKDEMHDSITGKMKRVTQESLDQQFTAQDLIGKSIYDSQGEKIGSVTDFSLPSHASFQKMQNSQQHSDKSQKDDWTQHLPSLGEETTVFISVGGLLGVGDDIVAVPASAISFDSLEERFTLPTSKEQVVALAEQEPYDENLADNSEYSDSRYSAKQSFDSDIDAIRQAFNQSQSEDNELANLSLETDGDKLILSGQVSSATTKRRAESIAREHTDMSIENSIRVSDKKSGQY from the coding sequence ATGAAATACCCACATATCATTACGTCCACTGCTCTCGCCATCGCTCTCGTCACGACCGCTGGACACGCCGGAAAGGACAAGCACAAGGATGAAATGCACGACAGCATCACCGGCAAGATGAAGCGCGTGACCCAGGAAAGCCTTGACCAGCAATTCACCGCCCAGGACCTGATCGGAAAGTCGATCTACGACAGCCAAGGAGAGAAAATCGGCAGCGTGACCGACTTCTCGCTGCCGAGCCATGCATCGTTCCAGAAGATGCAAAACTCCCAGCAACACAGCGACAAGAGCCAGAAGGACGACTGGACCCAGCACTTGCCAAGCCTCGGAGAGGAAACCACGGTATTCATTTCCGTCGGCGGGCTGCTAGGCGTAGGCGACGATATCGTAGCGGTTCCCGCAAGCGCCATATCCTTCGACAGCCTGGAGGAACGCTTCACCCTACCGACCAGCAAGGAACAGGTCGTAGCTCTAGCGGAACAGGAGCCTTACGACGAAAACCTAGCGGATAACTCCGAGTATTCAGACAGTAGATACAGCGCCAAGCAGTCCTTCGACAGCGACATCGACGCGATCCGCCAGGCTTTCAACCAATCGCAAAGCGAAGACAACGAACTGGCCAACCTGAGCCTGGAAACCGATGGAGATAAACTCATCCTCAGCGGCCAGGTTTCCTCCGCGACCACCAAGCGTCGCGCCGAAAGCATCGCCCGCGAACACACCGACATGTCGATCGAAAACTCGATTCGCGTTTCTGATAAGAAATCCGGTCAATACTAA
- a CDS encoding MgtC/SapB family protein: MEQTALMDQFALFAKVVGAMVLGGVIGFERDLSDRPAGFRTHMVVAGASALLVRLGEYVVRFYQSEGLSDTVDADPFRIIGAVVTGIAFLGAGTIIQKQSKMKVRGLTTAASLLFCGAIGIATALELWVFACLLTLATLFILTVLNRFEGWVERKTKQGDE, from the coding sequence ATGGAACAGACTGCATTGATGGATCAGTTCGCGCTCTTCGCCAAGGTGGTGGGAGCGATGGTCTTAGGTGGCGTCATCGGCTTCGAGCGCGACTTGAGCGACCGGCCGGCGGGATTCCGCACCCACATGGTGGTGGCGGGGGCATCCGCATTGCTGGTCAGGTTGGGCGAGTACGTGGTGCGATTCTATCAATCCGAGGGGCTGAGCGATACCGTGGACGCCGATCCGTTTCGCATCATCGGGGCAGTCGTGACGGGTATCGCGTTTCTGGGAGCGGGCACCATCATTCAGAAGCAGAGCAAGATGAAGGTGCGCGGATTGACCACCGCGGCTTCGCTGCTGTTTTGCGGAGCGATCGGGATCGCCACCGCCTTGGAACTTTGGGTCTTCGCCTGTCTGTTGACCTTGGCGACGCTGTTTATCCTGACGGTGCTCAACCGTTTCGAGGGCTGGGTGGAGAGGAAGACCAAGCAGGGCGACGAGTGA
- a CDS encoding chemotaxis protein CheB, whose protein sequence is MTSSEKVRSSSSVAKRAPGSAPARPESQCVVVGVGASAGGLSAFKQFLEALPSDTGMAFVLIQHLDPNHESMMADLLSKSTKMPVVPAEHAMTIEPDRVYMIPPNRFLSMRDGGLFLEQPVKRRGIRMPIDHFFRSLAEQRRELAVGVVLSGTGGDGARGLREIKAHGGMIMVQDPKTAEYDGMPRSAIATGLVDYELPISKMPDVIAQYVRHPYVEGREKGSEDFQGSADDYKSIVSLLKAHTDYDFRCYKQGTLIRRIQRRMGLHQLRRVEDYLKLLQEDREEMRQLFRDLLISVTAFFREPESWKALESEVVARIVQEKRDHSTVRVWVPGCATGEEAYSLGIAFFDEFERQGKSLTLQLFGTDLDEDAIAKARQAVYPASIGDDVPSKRLEKHFSKTEDGRYLVNKRLRESMVFASQNVIADPPFSKLDLVSCRNLLIYLEPHVQQRLFRMFHFALNKDRYLFLGQSESLGREARLFDEVSKQWRIFRKKGSIDLGALRTPVSGNVNTMKEESTPNLGSGPVSPVERSKKLLLERFAPACVVVDRNFDIQYQQGPVKDYFEFPSGEPTRNLMSICAEGLRSSLRRGIARALQKSEMIADVAPKVRRGDQQVSVSFSVEAVPADKASEQLYIIAFHDTMAALPPGGMALSSLAEGESGGDAEGSEAEGARREGDGSDGRLARRRLERELQAVREDLQRSVEEFETSNEELKASNEEVMSMNEELQSTNEEFETSREELQSLNEELSTVNNQLEDKIQQLEDANNDLSNLLSSTEIATLFLDTNFRIRRYTPVTSNLLHVIETDIGRPVSDLASSFDDANLYSDAREVLEKLMPIEREVYVTLRDEASGVVSGPNPEPQVPVEERRNCFIRRILPYRTSDNKIDGVVVTYTNITRLRESLSLLERRERQAAVVAQIGKAALAGSSRNELFKLTVEGLKDALNGDFVKILQYRPNEDKLLLKEGIGWRMGLVGKAKVDTGVSSQAGYTLQTNAPVLVDNLETEKRFRGPELLTSHGVKSGISVVIGKLDNPWGILATHSKESGQYSLDDAYFVQALANILWEAIERYQTRDRLTRRLTEIDSIYESAPVGLCLLDTDLRFVRINDLLARINGRSVDEHIGRSVEEILPEMAETLVPILKRILEGGEPVIGMELSISSAAGQKGDYLANYYPFRSGGEIVGVNCVVQDVSSRKRSEDALRQSNERLELAWDATTGGVVEHNVPLDSSPILSPQVARMLGYELDDIPSSLGILEWIRNRVHPENLDTTEKAYANFLLGTDDRLVLETRMRHASGRWIWIHASFKAVERREDGAPARVIGMLLDMSELKEAENVVRESEERLRIARDAARIGIHVYDIKSNHVKWDDRVRELWGIDRDEEITYQTFEAGLHPDDRERTNACVKAALDPDTGGHLEVEYRVVNRKDRKTRWIAATGEVFFERGEAVRMVGTVQDISVQKETEEKLRRADRRKDEFLAVLAHELRNPMAVLSSGLNVMKLAKGDEDLVSETHGIMERQVGQLTNLVNDLLDVARYERDKLNLQMKLTSISEVISEATDSTFHLFQEKKHSLKVTLPKKPVYVMADPGRMCQVVSNLLTNAAKFTRDAGEIEVAVSARGGKSVKIRVKDNGVGLSRQAKEKIFDMFAQVEEGSEGKTAGLGIGLTLVKGLVEKHGGTIEVDSPGRNKGSVFTVSLPIVERKTEAGLEKNRSPGRSENSKPFKILIVDDNEAALKTMSTLLSLKGHEVRTAGDGKSALLLAPRFKPDVIVMDIDMPKMNGHQAARELRQQKWSSKVCLVAHSGLGRQSDKAAAQSSGFDCHLTKPATVEHLEEVLAIAAKKRSG, encoded by the coding sequence ATGACCTCCAGCGAAAAAGTCCGCAGCAGCAGCTCTGTCGCCAAGCGAGCGCCGGGCAGCGCTCCAGCTAGGCCCGAGTCCCAGTGCGTGGTGGTCGGCGTCGGGGCGTCCGCGGGCGGGTTGAGCGCTTTCAAGCAGTTTCTAGAGGCTCTTCCGAGCGACACGGGCATGGCGTTCGTATTGATCCAGCACCTGGACCCGAATCACGAGAGCATGATGGCGGACTTGTTGTCGAAGTCCACCAAGATGCCAGTAGTGCCTGCCGAGCACGCCATGACGATCGAGCCGGATCGCGTGTACATGATCCCGCCAAACAGGTTTTTATCCATGCGGGATGGCGGGCTGTTTCTGGAGCAGCCGGTGAAGCGTCGCGGGATCCGCATGCCGATCGACCATTTCTTTCGCTCCTTGGCGGAGCAGCGGCGGGAGCTGGCGGTCGGAGTGGTGCTCTCCGGCACGGGGGGAGACGGCGCTAGGGGACTGAGGGAGATCAAGGCTCATGGCGGCATGATCATGGTGCAGGACCCCAAGACAGCGGAGTACGACGGCATGCCGCGAAGCGCCATCGCCACCGGCTTGGTCGATTACGAGCTGCCGATCAGCAAGATGCCGGATGTCATCGCCCAGTACGTGCGCCACCCCTACGTCGAAGGACGAGAGAAGGGGTCGGAGGACTTCCAGGGCAGCGCCGACGACTACAAGTCGATCGTCAGTTTGCTCAAGGCCCATACGGACTACGACTTTCGCTGCTACAAGCAGGGCACCCTCATTCGCCGGATCCAGCGCAGGATGGGGCTTCATCAGCTGCGAAGGGTGGAGGACTACCTGAAGCTACTCCAAGAGGATCGTGAGGAAATGAGGCAGTTGTTTCGCGATCTGCTGATCAGCGTCACCGCCTTTTTCCGAGAGCCGGAGTCGTGGAAGGCCCTGGAGAGCGAGGTGGTGGCCCGAATCGTTCAGGAAAAGCGGGACCACTCCACGGTCCGAGTCTGGGTGCCAGGCTGCGCCACTGGCGAGGAAGCGTACAGCCTGGGCATCGCGTTTTTCGATGAGTTCGAGCGGCAGGGCAAGAGCCTGACCCTGCAGCTCTTTGGCACCGATTTGGACGAGGACGCGATAGCGAAGGCCCGTCAGGCGGTGTATCCGGCTAGCATCGGCGACGATGTGCCGAGCAAGCGCTTGGAAAAGCATTTTTCGAAGACGGAGGACGGCCGCTACCTGGTCAACAAGCGCCTGCGCGAATCCATGGTGTTCGCTTCGCAGAATGTCATCGCGGATCCGCCGTTCTCGAAGCTGGACCTGGTAAGCTGTCGCAACCTCTTGATCTATCTGGAACCGCACGTTCAGCAGCGGCTCTTCCGCATGTTTCATTTCGCCCTGAACAAGGATCGCTACCTCTTCCTTGGGCAGAGCGAATCGCTGGGTCGGGAGGCGAGGCTCTTCGATGAGGTTTCCAAGCAGTGGCGGATTTTTAGAAAGAAGGGCTCGATCGATCTGGGGGCCTTGCGCACGCCGGTATCCGGCAACGTCAATACGATGAAGGAAGAGAGTACGCCTAACCTTGGCTCCGGCCCTGTTTCACCGGTTGAACGATCGAAAAAGCTGCTGCTCGAGCGCTTCGCTCCCGCGTGCGTGGTGGTCGACCGAAATTTCGATATTCAGTACCAGCAAGGTCCGGTGAAGGACTATTTCGAGTTTCCGAGCGGCGAGCCGACGCGCAATCTCATGTCGATCTGCGCCGAAGGGCTTCGCAGCAGCCTGCGTCGGGGCATCGCTCGGGCCCTGCAAAAGAGCGAGATGATCGCCGACGTCGCGCCCAAGGTGCGACGAGGAGACCAGCAGGTCAGTGTGAGCTTTAGCGTGGAGGCGGTGCCGGCCGACAAGGCGAGCGAACAGCTCTACATCATCGCCTTTCACGATACCATGGCCGCCCTGCCTCCCGGAGGCATGGCTCTATCGTCGCTTGCGGAAGGGGAGTCGGGCGGGGATGCCGAAGGTTCGGAAGCCGAAGGAGCCCGGCGGGAGGGCGACGGTTCCGACGGTCGGCTGGCCCGCCGTCGACTGGAACGCGAGCTTCAGGCCGTGCGCGAGGACTTGCAGCGCAGCGTCGAGGAGTTCGAGACCTCCAACGAAGAGCTGAAGGCCTCCAACGAGGAGGTGATGTCGATGAACGAGGAGCTGCAGTCCACCAACGAGGAGTTCGAAACCTCGCGCGAGGAACTGCAGTCGCTCAACGAAGAGCTGAGCACGGTCAACAATCAGCTTGAGGACAAGATCCAGCAGCTCGAGGACGCGAACAACGACCTGTCGAACCTGCTCAGCAGCACGGAGATCGCGACCTTGTTTCTGGATACGAACTTCCGGATACGGCGCTACACCCCGGTGACCTCGAATCTGCTGCACGTGATCGAGACGGATATCGGTCGGCCTGTCAGCGATCTCGCTTCCAGTTTCGACGACGCCAATCTCTATTCCGACGCACGAGAGGTGCTCGAAAAACTGATGCCCATCGAGCGCGAGGTCTACGTGACGCTTCGAGATGAGGCCTCGGGAGTGGTCTCCGGACCGAACCCGGAGCCGCAGGTGCCGGTCGAGGAGCGAAGGAACTGTTTCATCCGCCGCATCCTCCCGTATCGCACCAGCGACAACAAGATCGATGGCGTGGTGGTGACCTATACCAACATCACGCGGTTGCGCGAGTCGTTGTCTCTCTTGGAGCGCCGCGAGCGCCAGGCCGCGGTGGTGGCTCAGATCGGCAAGGCCGCCCTTGCTGGCTCTTCTCGCAACGAGCTGTTCAAACTGACCGTAGAGGGATTGAAGGACGCCTTGAATGGGGACTTCGTGAAGATCCTCCAGTATCGCCCCAACGAGGACAAACTCCTGCTCAAGGAAGGGATCGGGTGGCGAATGGGACTCGTTGGTAAGGCAAAAGTGGATACAGGCGTTTCCTCTCAGGCTGGCTACACCCTGCAGACCAACGCGCCTGTCCTTGTGGACAATTTGGAGACCGAGAAGCGGTTCCGTGGACCGGAGCTGCTTACGAGCCATGGTGTGAAGAGTGGCATCAGCGTGGTGATCGGAAAGCTGGATAACCCATGGGGCATCCTCGCCACCCATTCCAAGGAATCGGGCCAGTATTCTCTCGATGACGCCTATTTCGTGCAGGCGCTAGCCAACATCCTCTGGGAAGCGATCGAACGCTATCAGACCAGAGATCGGCTGACGCGCCGCCTGACTGAAATCGACTCCATCTACGAAAGCGCTCCGGTGGGTCTTTGTTTGCTGGATACAGACCTCAGGTTCGTCCGGATCAACGATCTGCTCGCTCGCATCAACGGTCGCAGCGTCGACGAGCACATCGGCAGGTCCGTGGAGGAAATCCTGCCGGAGATGGCGGAAACGCTGGTGCCGATCTTGAAACGCATACTGGAGGGCGGCGAACCGGTTATCGGTATGGAGCTGAGCATCTCTTCCGCTGCGGGCCAAAAGGGAGATTATCTAGCGAACTACTATCCATTTCGTTCCGGCGGTGAGATCGTAGGCGTGAATTGCGTCGTGCAGGACGTGAGCTCCCGAAAGCGCTCGGAAGACGCTCTGCGTCAAAGCAACGAGCGTCTGGAACTGGCGTGGGACGCCACCACGGGTGGGGTCGTGGAGCACAACGTGCCGCTGGATAGCTCCCCCATCTTGAGTCCGCAGGTCGCCCGGATGCTCGGCTACGAGCTTGACGATATCCCTAGTTCCTTAGGCATACTGGAATGGATCCGGAATCGAGTGCATCCTGAAAATCTGGATACGACGGAAAAAGCCTACGCCAATTTCCTCTTAGGTACCGACGATCGTCTGGTGCTCGAAACGCGCATGCGACACGCGAGCGGGCGCTGGATCTGGATACATGCGAGCTTCAAGGCGGTCGAACGCCGGGAGGACGGAGCCCCGGCTCGCGTTATCGGTATGCTGCTGGACATGTCCGAGCTCAAGGAAGCGGAAAACGTGGTGCGGGAGAGCGAAGAGCGGCTTCGCATCGCTCGAGACGCTGCCCGCATCGGTATCCACGTTTATGATATCAAATCGAATCACGTCAAATGGGATGATCGCGTCCGCGAGCTTTGGGGGATCGATCGCGACGAGGAGATAACCTACCAGACCTTCGAAGCAGGGCTTCATCCCGATGATCGCGAGCGCACCAACGCCTGCGTGAAAGCGGCTCTGGATCCGGATACGGGCGGACACCTGGAGGTGGAGTACCGAGTGGTGAACCGGAAGGACAGGAAGACCCGATGGATCGCGGCCACGGGCGAGGTGTTTTTCGAGCGAGGCGAAGCGGTGCGCATGGTGGGCACCGTTCAGGACATATCCGTTCAGAAGGAGACTGAGGAGAAGCTGAGGCGGGCGGACCGCAGAAAGGACGAGTTTTTGGCGGTTCTGGCCCATGAGCTGCGCAACCCCATGGCGGTGCTCTCGAGCGGCTTGAACGTGATGAAGCTGGCCAAGGGAGACGAGGATTTGGTGAGCGAGACCCATGGCATCATGGAGCGGCAGGTGGGGCAGTTGACCAATCTGGTGAACGACCTGCTCGACGTGGCCCGCTACGAGCGGGACAAATTGAATCTGCAGATGAAGCTGACCTCCATCTCCGAGGTCATCAGCGAAGCCACCGACTCGACCTTTCACCTGTTCCAAGAGAAGAAGCATTCCTTGAAAGTGACGCTGCCCAAGAAGCCGGTTTATGTAATGGCGGATCCAGGACGCATGTGCCAGGTGGTGTCCAATCTCTTGACCAATGCGGCGAAGTTCACCCGAGACGCAGGCGAAATCGAAGTCGCGGTCAGCGCCCGCGGCGGCAAGTCCGTCAAGATCCGGGTCAAGGACAACGGAGTGGGGCTGAGTCGGCAAGCCAAGGAAAAGATCTTCGACATGTTCGCTCAAGTCGAAGAGGGCTCCGAGGGAAAGACCGCCGGACTGGGCATCGGCTTGACCCTGGTGAAAGGACTGGTGGAAAAGCACGGCGGCACCATCGAAGTCGATAGCCCGGGCCGCAACAAGGGATCGGTCTTCACCGTATCCTTGCCCATTGTGGAGCGAAAGACGGAAGCGGGCTTGGAGAAGAATCGGTCCCCTGGCCGGTCCGAAAACTCGAAACCGTTTAAGATCCTGATCGTCGACGACAACGAAGCAGCCTTGAAGACTATGTCCACCTTGCTGAGCCTCAAGGGGCACGAGGTGCGAACGGCGGGCGATGGCAAGAGCGCCTTGCTCCTGGCTCCGCGTTTCAAACCCGATGTCATCGTCATGGACATCGATATGCCCAAGATGAACGGGCACCAGGCGGCTCGTGAG